In the genome of Spirochaetota bacterium, the window ATAAAGGCGAGATACTCGATAAAAAAGAGAAAAAATTGCAGGATGACGCCGGCAAGGTAGTCACGAGCAAAGGAGTTTCATAATGTTTGCCCCGGCTCGTTCCAAGTTCAGAAAACATCATCGCGGCCGGATGAAAGGAATGGCCAAGCGCGGGAGCGATTTTGCGTTCGGTGATTATGGTCTCATCTCGACAGAACCGTGCTGGGTGAAGGACAAGCAGATTGAGGCGGCGCGTGTCGCCATTATGCGCTATATGAAGCGTGTCGGTAAGCTCTGGATACGCATATTCCCGGACAAGCCGTACACGAAAAAGCCCGCTGAAACGCGGATGGGGAAAGGCAAAGGGAACCCGGAATTCTGGGTGGCCGTTGTTAAGCCGGGCAGAATGTTGTTCGAAATGGCCGGAGTTGACGAAGCGACAGCGCGTGAGGCGTTCAGGCTTGCGAGGTTCAAGCTTCCGGTGATAACGAAATTCGTGAAGCGCGAAGGGTAAGTGTATGGCGAAGAAAGATAAGACAAAAACATCGTTCAGCGACATGAATCCCGAGCAGCTTAAGGCGAAGCTTGCGGAGACAGAGGCGGAGCATCAGAAGCGGCGGTTCACGAAGGTCACCGGCGAGTTGACGCAGACGCATCTCATCAAAGCGGCGCGTCGTGATGTGGCAAGAATAAAAACAATGATGCGCAAGCATTCGCTTGCGAAGCAATAAGAGGTGTATCGTGACTGAGACGAAGAAAAAAGTCCTCATCGGAACGGTGGTCGGCACAAAGATGAAGAAGACCGCGGTCGTGAAGGTCGTGGGGCATAAGGTGCATCCGTTCTATCGGAAACGTATCGTGTCATCGAAGAAGTACAAGGTGCATGATGAGAAGAACGAGTGCACGGTCGGGGACGAAGTTGAAATAATCGAATGCCGTCCGTTGAGCCGAGAAAAACACTTCCGGCTTCAATCGATAGTGAAGAAGGCCGACGGTATTGTTGTCGATACAGGACTTGAGGCCGATGTTGAGAAGGCCATGAAAGTTGAGAAGAAGGTCC includes:
- the rplP gene encoding 50S ribosomal protein L16 produces the protein MFAPARSKFRKHHRGRMKGMAKRGSDFAFGDYGLISTEPCWVKDKQIEAARVAIMRYMKRVGKLWIRIFPDKPYTKKPAETRMGKGKGNPEFWVAVVKPGRMLFEMAGVDEATAREAFRLARFKLPVITKFVKREG
- the rpmC gene encoding 50S ribosomal protein L29, coding for MAKKDKTKTSFSDMNPEQLKAKLAETEAEHQKRRFTKVTGELTQTHLIKAARRDVARIKTMMRKHSLAKQ